A region of the Candidatus Methanoperedens sp. genome:
TACCCCAGCATTACTACCGACGCATACCCCAGTAGGATTACCCCAAACGGAAGGGGCAGCACGAGGCAATTTATGATGTAACTTCTTGTCACAAAGGATCAACAGGATTTTCAGGATTAACCATAAAAATCGTATCCTGTCGATCCTGTTAATTCTGTCAGATCGTACCAGGTTCAATTAATACAGACAAGTCATAAGCCCAAAAAATAGGGAATTCAGGAGTTTACCTCTTTGATATATCTTTCAATGCTGCTTCGAGATAGGTTCTATTTACCCTGGATGCTACATCGAAATCACCTGTTGTGTGTATTCCAATTTTTATCAGGTTTGCTTTTTGCCTGTTTAATTTATCAATTTCTTTCTGAGTCAAAGAGAAACTTTGAATGAACTCACTGCCAGGAAACTGCCTCTTGAGAGCATTAACAGATATTTTGGAAGTATTCGCCTGGAATTCCAGGTATTCATCGGGGTGATCCTTTATCCATTCTTGCGCTCTTATCTGAGCTTTTAAGAACGCTGTCACTACTCCGGGATTCTTAATTCCATACTCCCGTCGTACGACATGTATATCCTGACCCGGCCATTCCGGATCTTCGCTCACTTCAAATAATATTTCCACCGATCCTTCTTTTTCATATTTTGCTATAGTTGTTGTGCCAATTACTGCAGCATCAACTTGTTTACTGAGCAGGGCAGCCACCGCATCCGCACTCTCCAGATTCACCCAGGTTACGTCATTTTTTGGTGACAGACCATATTTTTCCACAATATACCAGGAAAACAGATGAGCGTTCCCACCTCCGGACCCTCCGGCTACTTTTTTACCCTTCAGGTCCTTGACAGATTTGATTCCTGATCCGTTTAATACCACAATTGAATTTCTTGACCCACCCCATGGTTTTATTGCAATTATTTCAACATCTATTCCTGCGCCAATAGTATGCAAGATCGGTACATCACCGGAGTCGCTTATGTCAATACTTTTAGACCCGAGAAACTCTGCAATCGGATTACCAGCCCCTGTAGAAGTAATTATTTCGTATCTGGCATTAACTTTTGCAAGTTCGTCGTCAAGATAACCTTCCTTTATGGATACTCCCAATTCTTTGCCCGGGAGAGCGCCCACAAGTCCTATTTTGAGTAATACTGTTTCCGCACTCTCCGGTGCACTGCTGTCATTGTATAAAGAGAATACTGTTATTGAACCCAGTATCAGTAATCCTATGATTCCGTATGTTTTAGTATTCATTTTTACCTCCAATTATTTTCTTATAAAATCGCATTATCGATGTCCCCTTTCCAGTAGGTTGCTTTCTTTTCGATCCAGACCATAAAATAATTAGCTGCAAGACCTAAAACTGTCATAACCAGAACGCCGGCATAAACCTGATCTGTCTGGATGACGGTCCGGGCATATTGGATAAAATATCCCATTCCTGAATTGGCGGCAATCATTTCGGCTGCGATCACTACCATTATCGCTATTTTAACTCCCAGTCTGACACCGGCAATTATTGATGGCACACTTGCAGGAAGTATTACTTTCCTGAATAATTCGCGATCATTTACTCCCATCGACCTGGCTGCCTTTATGAAAAGGGGATCAACGTTTTTGACCCCACTTATAGTGTTTATCAGGATAGGCCATACAGCGCCGAAAAATATTATGGCTATTTTTGATAGCTCACCGATCCCAAGAAGTAATATAAATATCGGCATAAGGGCAAATGTTGAGGTATTCCTCAGGCTTTGCACTAACAGGTCGGAATACATCTCAATACGGTTATACCATCCGATCACAAGTCCCAGTGATATACCTGCCACTAAGGCCAATCCGAATCCCAGAAGCGACCTTTTTAAACTTGCTGACAGATGAACCAGCAATTCACCCGATAAGAAGAGATTCTTTATTGTTATTATTGTTAATGAGAACGTGGGCAAAAGGATGGGATTAATGATCCCTGACCTTGGCAGGATTTCCCAGAGAAAAATAACAATAAATACCAGTAAATATTTTGTTATTAATCTGTGCGCCCATCCTTTAATGTGCATTATTTTTCTTACGGTGGCATCCAATCTCACAGATCCCGTTTTTAATCCGTCCCCAAAATTAAATATTTCTTCTGACATAATATACCTCTCACTACATAATGTTAATTCAACATCTCTATAAATGCATTAACACGGTTCTGAAGC
Encoded here:
- a CDS encoding ABC transporter substrate-binding protein, with the translated sequence MNTKTYGIIGLLILGSITVFSLYNDSSAPESAETVLLKIGLVGALPGKELGVSIKEGYLDDELAKVNARYEIITSTGAGNPIAEFLGSKSIDISDSGDVPILHTIGAGIDVEIIAIKPWGGSRNSIVVLNGSGIKSVKDLKGKKVAGGSGGGNAHLFSWYIVEKYGLSPKNDVTWVNLESADAVAALLSKQVDAAVIGTTTIAKYEKEGSVEILFEVSEDPEWPGQDIHVVRREYGIKNPGVVTAFLKAQIRAQEWIKDHPDEYLEFQANTSKISVNALKRQFPGSEFIQSFSLTQKEIDKLNRQKANLIKIGIHTTGDFDVASRVNRTYLEAALKDISKR
- a CDS encoding ABC transporter permease, yielding MHIKGWAHRLITKYLLVFIVIFLWEILPRSGIINPILLPTFSLTIITIKNLFLSGELLVHLSASLKRSLLGFGLALVAGISLGLVIGWYNRIEMYSDLLVQSLRNTSTFALMPIFILLLGIGELSKIAIIFFGAVWPILINTISGVKNVDPLFIKAARSMGVNDRELFRKVILPASVPSIIAGVRLGVKIAIMVVIAAEMIAANSGMGYFIQYARTVIQTDQVYAGVLVMTVLGLAANYFMVWIEKKATYWKGDIDNAIL